One Leopardus geoffroyi isolate Oge1 chromosome C1, O.geoffroyi_Oge1_pat1.0, whole genome shotgun sequence DNA segment encodes these proteins:
- the MAP7D1 gene encoding MAP7 domain-containing protein 1 isoform X3, producing the protein MESGSHAEPGAGAPPAVAARTPPEPRPSPEGDPSPPPPPPPMSTLVPDTPPDTPPAMKNAASSKQLPLEPESPTGPVGPRSAPQQEESPFSEGKSRGPTPPATGPRDSRPPRRSSQPSPTAVQASDSPPTKQDVKKAGERHKLAKERREERAKYLAAKKAVWLEKEEKAKALREKQLQERRRRLEEQRLKAEQRRAALEERQRQKLEKNKERYEAAIQRSVKKTWAEIRQQRWSWAGALHHSSPGHKTSGSRCSVSAVNLPKHVDSIINKRLSKSSATLWNSPSRNRSLQLSAWESSIVDRLMTPTLSFLARSRSAVTLPRNGRDQAVPVCPRSASASPLTPPSSAPRSVHRCAPAGERGERRKPSAGGSPAQVRRRPEASPVQKKEKKDKERENEKEKSALARERSLKKRQSLPASPRPRLSAGNAELSPKGKARPSSPSTSWHRPASPCPSPGPGHALPPKPPSPRGTTASPKGRVRRKDEAKESLSSAGPVDKNQNKGKTGDEKEPAAPASPAPSPVPSPTPAQPQKEQPTADIPADTAVLTSPPAPAPPATPSKPMAGTTDREEATRLLAEKRRQAREQREREEQERRLQAERDKRMREEQLAREAEARAEREAEARRREEQEAREKAQAEQEEQERLQKQKEEAEARSREEAERQRLEREKHFQREEQERQERKKRLEEIMKRTRKSEAAETKKLDRKEAKANNFSPDPVKAGEARPSGLQKEAVQKEELAPQEPQWSLPSKESPGSLVNGLQPLPAHQENGFSPKGPSGDKSLGRTPEALLPFAEAEAFLKKAVVQPPQVTEVL; encoded by the exons CTGTGGCAGCCAGGACCCCCCCAGAGCCAAGACCTTCTCCTGAAGGTGACCCCTCCCCACCGCCGCCACCACCACCGATGTCAACCCTGGTCCCTGACACTCCCCCAGACACCCCACCTGCCATGAAGAATGCCGCTAGCTCTAAGCAGCTCCCACTGGAACCAGAGAGCCCCACAGGGCCAGTGGGGCCTAGATCAGCCCCCCAGCAGGAAGAATCCCCTTTCTCAGAAGGGAAGAGCAGGGGACCCACCCCACCAGCCACAGGCCCCCGGGATTCCAGACCTCCTCGAAGGAGCAGCCAGCCATCCCCGACGGCGGTGCAAGCCTCTGACAGCCCTCCCACCAAGCAAG ATGtaaagaaggcaggagagagacaCAAGCTGGCAAAGGAGCGGCGAGAAGAACGAGCCAAGTACCTGG CGGCCAAGAAAGCAGTGtggctggagaaggaggagaaggccAAGGCGTTGCGGGAGAAGCAGCTCCAGGAGCGCCGCCGGAGGCTGGAGGAGCAGAGGCTCAAAGCCGAGCAACGCCGCGCGGCCCTCGAGGAGCGGCAGCGGCAGAAGCTGGAGAAAAACAAG gaGCGCTATGAAGCGGCCATCCAGAGGTCAGTGAAGAAGACATGGGCCGAAATCCGGCAGCAGCGCTGGTCCTGGGCAGGAGCCCTGCACCACAGCTCCCCAGGACACAAGACCA GTGGGAGCAGGTGCTCCGTGTCGGCAGTAAACCTGCCTAAACACGTGGACTCTATAATCAACAAGCGGCTCTCAAAGTCCTCTGCCACGCTCTGGAACTCCCCCAGTAGAA ATCGCAGCCTACAGCTCAGCGCGTGGGAGAGCAGCATCGTGGACCGTCTGATGacacccaccctctccttcctggcACGGAGTCGCAGTGCGGTCACACTGCCCCGCAACGGCCGGGATCAGG CCGTGCCCGTGTGCCCGCGCTCGGCCTCCGCCAGCCCCCTCACGCCGCCGAGCAGCGCCCCCCGAAGCGTGCACCGCTGCGCCCCAGCTGGGGAGCGCGGGGAGCGCCGCAAGCCCAGCGCCGGGGGCAGCCCGGCCCAGGTCCGCCGCCGGCCTGAAGCCTCGCCG GtgcagaaaaaggagaagaaggacaAGGAGCGGGAAAATGAGAAGGAGAAGAGTGCCCTGGCCCGGGAGCGCAGCCTCAAGAAGCGCCAGTCACTGCCTGCGTCTCCGCGCCCGCGCCTCTCTGCCGGCAACGCCGAGCTCAG tCCCAAAGGCAAGGCTCGGCCATCCTCTCCCTCCACATCCTGGCACaggcctgcctccccctgccccagcccagggccaggTCACGCTCTGCCCCCCAAACCACCGTCCCCTCGGGGCACCACTGCATCACCCAAGGGGCGGGTTCGGAGGAAGGACGAGGCAAAGGAGAGCCTCAGTTCGGCAGGACCTGTGGACAAGAACCAGAACAAAGGCAAGACCGGTGACGAGAAGGAGCCAGCAGCCCCTGCCTCACCAGCTCCCTcacctgtgccctcccccaccccagcccagccccagaagGAGCAGCCCACAGCCGACATCCCTGCAG ATACTGCTGTCCTGacctcacccccagcccctgctccacCAGCGACCCCTAGCAAACCCATGGCGGGCACCACAGACCGAGAAGAGGCCACTCGACTCCTGGCTGAGAAGCGGCGCCAAGCACGGGAGCAGCGGGAGCGCGAGGAACAGGAGCGGAGGCTGCAAGCAGAAAGGGACAA GCGCATGCGAGAAGAGCAGCTGGCGCGGGAGGCCGAGGCTCGGGCCGAGAGGGAGGCGGAGGCCCGGAGGCGGGAGGAGCAGGAGGCCCGAGAGAAGGCGCAAGCAGAGCAGGAGGAGCAGGAGCGGCTGCAGAAGCAG AAAGAAGAGGCTGAAGCTCGGTCCCGGGAAGAAGCGGAGCGGCAGCGTCTGGAGCGGGAAAAGCACTTCCAGCGGGAGGAGCAGGAGCGGCAAGAGCGCAAAAAG CGTCTGGAGGAGATCATGAAGAGGACTCGGAAGTCAGAAGCTGCTGAAACCAAG AAGCTGGacagaaaggaggcaaaagccAACAATTTCAGCCCAG ACCCTGTGAAAGCCGGGGAGGCTCGGCCCTCAGGGCTGCAGAAGGAGGCTGTGCAGAAAGAGGAGCTGGCCCCCCAGGAGCCTCAGTGGAG CCTGCCAAGCAAAGAGTCACCAGGATCCCTGGTGAACGGCCTGCAGCCTCTCCCTGCACACCAGGAGAATGGCTTCTCCCCTAAGGGGCCCTCTGGGGACAAGAGCCTGGGCCGAACGCCAGAGGCACTCCTGCCCTTCGCTGAGGCAGAAGCTTTCCTCAAGAAAGCTGTGGTACAGCCCCCACAGGTCACAG AAGTCCTTTAA
- the MAP7D1 gene encoding MAP7 domain-containing protein 1 isoform X4, translating to MESGSHAEPGAGAPPAVAARTPPEPRPSPEGDPSPPPPPPPMSTLVPDTPPDTPPAMKNAASSKQLPLEPESPTGPVGPRSAPQQEESPFSEGKSRGPTPPATGPRDSRPPRRSSQPSPTAVQASDSPPTKQDVKKAGERHKLAKERREERAKYLAAKKAVWLEKEEKAKALREKQLQERRRRLEEQRLKAEQRRAALEERQRQKLEKNKERYEAAIQRSVKKTWAEIRQQRWSWAGALHHSSPGHKTNRSLQLSAWESSIVDRLMTPTLSFLARSRSAVTLPRNGRDQGRGSGPGRAPTRGGTGARFARGPRPDRTHPSAAVPVCPRSASASPLTPPSSAPRSVHRCAPAGERGERRKPSAGGSPAQVRRRPEASPVQKKEKKDKERENEKEKSALARERSLKKRQSLPASPRPRLSAGNAELSPKGKARPSSPSTSWHRPASPCPSPGPGHALPPKPPSPRGTTASPKGRVRRKDEAKESLSSAGPVDKNQNKGKTGDEKEPAAPASPAPSPVPSPTPAQPQKEQPTADIPADTAVLTSPPAPAPPATPSKPMAGTTDREEATRLLAEKRRQAREQREREEQERRLQAERDKRMREEQLAREAEARAEREAEARRREEQEAREKAQAEQEEQERLQKQKEEAEARSREEAERQRLEREKHFQREEQERQERKKRLEEIMKRTRKSEAAETKKLDRKEAKANNFSPDPVKAGEARPSGLQKEAVQKEELAPQEPQWSLPSKESPGSLVNGLQPLPAHQENGFSPKGPSGDKSLGRTPEALLPFAEAEAFLKKAVVQPPQVTEVL from the exons CTGTGGCAGCCAGGACCCCCCCAGAGCCAAGACCTTCTCCTGAAGGTGACCCCTCCCCACCGCCGCCACCACCACCGATGTCAACCCTGGTCCCTGACACTCCCCCAGACACCCCACCTGCCATGAAGAATGCCGCTAGCTCTAAGCAGCTCCCACTGGAACCAGAGAGCCCCACAGGGCCAGTGGGGCCTAGATCAGCCCCCCAGCAGGAAGAATCCCCTTTCTCAGAAGGGAAGAGCAGGGGACCCACCCCACCAGCCACAGGCCCCCGGGATTCCAGACCTCCTCGAAGGAGCAGCCAGCCATCCCCGACGGCGGTGCAAGCCTCTGACAGCCCTCCCACCAAGCAAG ATGtaaagaaggcaggagagagacaCAAGCTGGCAAAGGAGCGGCGAGAAGAACGAGCCAAGTACCTGG CGGCCAAGAAAGCAGTGtggctggagaaggaggagaaggccAAGGCGTTGCGGGAGAAGCAGCTCCAGGAGCGCCGCCGGAGGCTGGAGGAGCAGAGGCTCAAAGCCGAGCAACGCCGCGCGGCCCTCGAGGAGCGGCAGCGGCAGAAGCTGGAGAAAAACAAG gaGCGCTATGAAGCGGCCATCCAGAGGTCAGTGAAGAAGACATGGGCCGAAATCCGGCAGCAGCGCTGGTCCTGGGCAGGAGCCCTGCACCACAGCTCCCCAGGACACAAGACCA ATCGCAGCCTACAGCTCAGCGCGTGGGAGAGCAGCATCGTGGACCGTCTGATGacacccaccctctccttcctggcACGGAGTCGCAGTGCGGTCACACTGCCCCGCAACGGCCGGGATCAGGGTAGGGGCAGCGGCCCTGGGAGAGCCCCCACGAGGGGCGGGACAGGGGCCAGATTCGCTCGTGGGCCGCGCCCCGACCGCACTCATCCCTCTGCAGCCGTGCCCGTGTGCCCGCGCTCGGCCTCCGCCAGCCCCCTCACGCCGCCGAGCAGCGCCCCCCGAAGCGTGCACCGCTGCGCCCCAGCTGGGGAGCGCGGGGAGCGCCGCAAGCCCAGCGCCGGGGGCAGCCCGGCCCAGGTCCGCCGCCGGCCTGAAGCCTCGCCG GtgcagaaaaaggagaagaaggacaAGGAGCGGGAAAATGAGAAGGAGAAGAGTGCCCTGGCCCGGGAGCGCAGCCTCAAGAAGCGCCAGTCACTGCCTGCGTCTCCGCGCCCGCGCCTCTCTGCCGGCAACGCCGAGCTCAG tCCCAAAGGCAAGGCTCGGCCATCCTCTCCCTCCACATCCTGGCACaggcctgcctccccctgccccagcccagggccaggTCACGCTCTGCCCCCCAAACCACCGTCCCCTCGGGGCACCACTGCATCACCCAAGGGGCGGGTTCGGAGGAAGGACGAGGCAAAGGAGAGCCTCAGTTCGGCAGGACCTGTGGACAAGAACCAGAACAAAGGCAAGACCGGTGACGAGAAGGAGCCAGCAGCCCCTGCCTCACCAGCTCCCTcacctgtgccctcccccaccccagcccagccccagaagGAGCAGCCCACAGCCGACATCCCTGCAG ATACTGCTGTCCTGacctcacccccagcccctgctccacCAGCGACCCCTAGCAAACCCATGGCGGGCACCACAGACCGAGAAGAGGCCACTCGACTCCTGGCTGAGAAGCGGCGCCAAGCACGGGAGCAGCGGGAGCGCGAGGAACAGGAGCGGAGGCTGCAAGCAGAAAGGGACAA GCGCATGCGAGAAGAGCAGCTGGCGCGGGAGGCCGAGGCTCGGGCCGAGAGGGAGGCGGAGGCCCGGAGGCGGGAGGAGCAGGAGGCCCGAGAGAAGGCGCAAGCAGAGCAGGAGGAGCAGGAGCGGCTGCAGAAGCAG AAAGAAGAGGCTGAAGCTCGGTCCCGGGAAGAAGCGGAGCGGCAGCGTCTGGAGCGGGAAAAGCACTTCCAGCGGGAGGAGCAGGAGCGGCAAGAGCGCAAAAAG CGTCTGGAGGAGATCATGAAGAGGACTCGGAAGTCAGAAGCTGCTGAAACCAAG AAGCTGGacagaaaggaggcaaaagccAACAATTTCAGCCCAG ACCCTGTGAAAGCCGGGGAGGCTCGGCCCTCAGGGCTGCAGAAGGAGGCTGTGCAGAAAGAGGAGCTGGCCCCCCAGGAGCCTCAGTGGAG CCTGCCAAGCAAAGAGTCACCAGGATCCCTGGTGAACGGCCTGCAGCCTCTCCCTGCACACCAGGAGAATGGCTTCTCCCCTAAGGGGCCCTCTGGGGACAAGAGCCTGGGCCGAACGCCAGAGGCACTCCTGCCCTTCGCTGAGGCAGAAGCTTTCCTCAAGAAAGCTGTGGTACAGCCCCCACAGGTCACAG AAGTCCTTTAA
- the MAP7D1 gene encoding MAP7 domain-containing protein 1 isoform X1: MESGSHAEPGAGAPPAVAARTPPEPRPSPEGDPSPPPPPPPMSTLVPDTPPDTPPAMKNAASSKQLPLEPESPTGPVGPRSAPQQEESPFSEGKSRGPTPPATGPRDSRPPRRSSQPSPTAVQASDSPPTKQDVKKAGERHKLAKERREERAKYLAAKKAVWLEKEEKAKALREKQLQERRRRLEEQRLKAEQRRAALEERQRQKLEKNKERYEAAIQRSVKKTWAEIRQQRWSWAGALHHSSPGHKTSGSRCSVSAVNLPKHVDSIINKRLSKSSATLWNSPSRNRSLQLSAWESSIVDRLMTPTLSFLARSRSAVTLPRNGRDQAVPVCPRSASASPLTPPSSAPRSVHRCAPAGERGERRKPSAGGSPAQVRRRPEASPVSGRHAGVGQGAGQAGGARRRQLLLPTLLPPPYQVQKKEKKDKERENEKEKSALARERSLKKRQSLPASPRPRLSAGNAELSPKGKARPSSPSTSWHRPASPCPSPGPGHALPPKPPSPRGTTASPKGRVRRKDEAKESLSSAGPVDKNQNKGKTGDEKEPAAPASPAPSPVPSPTPAQPQKEQPTADIPADTAVLTSPPAPAPPATPSKPMAGTTDREEATRLLAEKRRQAREQREREEQERRLQAERDKRMREEQLAREAEARAEREAEARRREEQEAREKAQAEQEEQERLQKQKEEAEARSREEAERQRLEREKHFQREEQERQERKKRLEEIMKRTRKSEAAETKKLDRKEAKANNFSPDPVKAGEARPSGLQKEAVQKEELAPQEPQWSLPSKESPGSLVNGLQPLPAHQENGFSPKGPSGDKSLGRTPEALLPFAEAEAFLKKAVVQPPQVTEVL, translated from the exons CTGTGGCAGCCAGGACCCCCCCAGAGCCAAGACCTTCTCCTGAAGGTGACCCCTCCCCACCGCCGCCACCACCACCGATGTCAACCCTGGTCCCTGACACTCCCCCAGACACCCCACCTGCCATGAAGAATGCCGCTAGCTCTAAGCAGCTCCCACTGGAACCAGAGAGCCCCACAGGGCCAGTGGGGCCTAGATCAGCCCCCCAGCAGGAAGAATCCCCTTTCTCAGAAGGGAAGAGCAGGGGACCCACCCCACCAGCCACAGGCCCCCGGGATTCCAGACCTCCTCGAAGGAGCAGCCAGCCATCCCCGACGGCGGTGCAAGCCTCTGACAGCCCTCCCACCAAGCAAG ATGtaaagaaggcaggagagagacaCAAGCTGGCAAAGGAGCGGCGAGAAGAACGAGCCAAGTACCTGG CGGCCAAGAAAGCAGTGtggctggagaaggaggagaaggccAAGGCGTTGCGGGAGAAGCAGCTCCAGGAGCGCCGCCGGAGGCTGGAGGAGCAGAGGCTCAAAGCCGAGCAACGCCGCGCGGCCCTCGAGGAGCGGCAGCGGCAGAAGCTGGAGAAAAACAAG gaGCGCTATGAAGCGGCCATCCAGAGGTCAGTGAAGAAGACATGGGCCGAAATCCGGCAGCAGCGCTGGTCCTGGGCAGGAGCCCTGCACCACAGCTCCCCAGGACACAAGACCA GTGGGAGCAGGTGCTCCGTGTCGGCAGTAAACCTGCCTAAACACGTGGACTCTATAATCAACAAGCGGCTCTCAAAGTCCTCTGCCACGCTCTGGAACTCCCCCAGTAGAA ATCGCAGCCTACAGCTCAGCGCGTGGGAGAGCAGCATCGTGGACCGTCTGATGacacccaccctctccttcctggcACGGAGTCGCAGTGCGGTCACACTGCCCCGCAACGGCCGGGATCAGG CCGTGCCCGTGTGCCCGCGCTCGGCCTCCGCCAGCCCCCTCACGCCGCCGAGCAGCGCCCCCCGAAGCGTGCACCGCTGCGCCCCAGCTGGGGAGCGCGGGGAGCGCCGCAAGCCCAGCGCCGGGGGCAGCCCGGCCCAGGTCCGCCGCCGGCCTGAAGCCTCGCCGGTGAGTGGGCGGCacgcaggggtggggcagggagccgGCCAGGCCGGGGGAGCGCGGCGCCGTCAACTTCTGctccccactctccttccccctccttatCAGGtgcagaaaaaggagaagaaggacaAGGAGCGGGAAAATGAGAAGGAGAAGAGTGCCCTGGCCCGGGAGCGCAGCCTCAAGAAGCGCCAGTCACTGCCTGCGTCTCCGCGCCCGCGCCTCTCTGCCGGCAACGCCGAGCTCAG tCCCAAAGGCAAGGCTCGGCCATCCTCTCCCTCCACATCCTGGCACaggcctgcctccccctgccccagcccagggccaggTCACGCTCTGCCCCCCAAACCACCGTCCCCTCGGGGCACCACTGCATCACCCAAGGGGCGGGTTCGGAGGAAGGACGAGGCAAAGGAGAGCCTCAGTTCGGCAGGACCTGTGGACAAGAACCAGAACAAAGGCAAGACCGGTGACGAGAAGGAGCCAGCAGCCCCTGCCTCACCAGCTCCCTcacctgtgccctcccccaccccagcccagccccagaagGAGCAGCCCACAGCCGACATCCCTGCAG ATACTGCTGTCCTGacctcacccccagcccctgctccacCAGCGACCCCTAGCAAACCCATGGCGGGCACCACAGACCGAGAAGAGGCCACTCGACTCCTGGCTGAGAAGCGGCGCCAAGCACGGGAGCAGCGGGAGCGCGAGGAACAGGAGCGGAGGCTGCAAGCAGAAAGGGACAA GCGCATGCGAGAAGAGCAGCTGGCGCGGGAGGCCGAGGCTCGGGCCGAGAGGGAGGCGGAGGCCCGGAGGCGGGAGGAGCAGGAGGCCCGAGAGAAGGCGCAAGCAGAGCAGGAGGAGCAGGAGCGGCTGCAGAAGCAG AAAGAAGAGGCTGAAGCTCGGTCCCGGGAAGAAGCGGAGCGGCAGCGTCTGGAGCGGGAAAAGCACTTCCAGCGGGAGGAGCAGGAGCGGCAAGAGCGCAAAAAG CGTCTGGAGGAGATCATGAAGAGGACTCGGAAGTCAGAAGCTGCTGAAACCAAG AAGCTGGacagaaaggaggcaaaagccAACAATTTCAGCCCAG ACCCTGTGAAAGCCGGGGAGGCTCGGCCCTCAGGGCTGCAGAAGGAGGCTGTGCAGAAAGAGGAGCTGGCCCCCCAGGAGCCTCAGTGGAG CCTGCCAAGCAAAGAGTCACCAGGATCCCTGGTGAACGGCCTGCAGCCTCTCCCTGCACACCAGGAGAATGGCTTCTCCCCTAAGGGGCCCTCTGGGGACAAGAGCCTGGGCCGAACGCCAGAGGCACTCCTGCCCTTCGCTGAGGCAGAAGCTTTCCTCAAGAAAGCTGTGGTACAGCCCCCACAGGTCACAG AAGTCCTTTAA
- the MAP7D1 gene encoding MAP7 domain-containing protein 1 isoform X2 has protein sequence MESGSHAEPGAGAPPAVAARTPPEPRPSPEGDPSPPPPPPPMSTLVPDTPPDTPPAMKNAASSKQLPLEPESPTGPVGPRSAPQQEESPFSEGKSRGPTPPATGPRDSRPPRRSSQPSPTAVQASDSPPTKQDVKKAGERHKLAKERREERAKYLAAKKAVWLEKEEKAKALREKQLQERRRRLEEQRLKAEQRRAALEERQRQKLEKNKERYEAAIQRSVKKTWAEIRQQRWSWAGALHHSSPGHKTSGSRCSVSAVNLPKHVDSIINKRLSKSSATLWNSPSRNRSLQLSAWESSIVDRLMTPTLSFLARSRSAVTLPRNGRDQGRGSGPGRAPTRGGTGARFARGPRPDRTHPSAAVPVCPRSASASPLTPPSSAPRSVHRCAPAGERGERRKPSAGGSPAQVRRRPEASPVQKKEKKDKERENEKEKSALARERSLKKRQSLPASPRPRLSAGNAELSPKGKARPSSPSTSWHRPASPCPSPGPGHALPPKPPSPRGTTASPKGRVRRKDEAKESLSSAGPVDKNQNKGKTGDEKEPAAPASPAPSPVPSPTPAQPQKEQPTADIPADTAVLTSPPAPAPPATPSKPMAGTTDREEATRLLAEKRRQAREQREREEQERRLQAERDKRMREEQLAREAEARAEREAEARRREEQEAREKAQAEQEEQERLQKQKEEAEARSREEAERQRLEREKHFQREEQERQERKKRLEEIMKRTRKSEAAETKKLDRKEAKANNFSPDPVKAGEARPSGLQKEAVQKEELAPQEPQWSLPSKESPGSLVNGLQPLPAHQENGFSPKGPSGDKSLGRTPEALLPFAEAEAFLKKAVVQPPQVTEVL, from the exons CTGTGGCAGCCAGGACCCCCCCAGAGCCAAGACCTTCTCCTGAAGGTGACCCCTCCCCACCGCCGCCACCACCACCGATGTCAACCCTGGTCCCTGACACTCCCCCAGACACCCCACCTGCCATGAAGAATGCCGCTAGCTCTAAGCAGCTCCCACTGGAACCAGAGAGCCCCACAGGGCCAGTGGGGCCTAGATCAGCCCCCCAGCAGGAAGAATCCCCTTTCTCAGAAGGGAAGAGCAGGGGACCCACCCCACCAGCCACAGGCCCCCGGGATTCCAGACCTCCTCGAAGGAGCAGCCAGCCATCCCCGACGGCGGTGCAAGCCTCTGACAGCCCTCCCACCAAGCAAG ATGtaaagaaggcaggagagagacaCAAGCTGGCAAAGGAGCGGCGAGAAGAACGAGCCAAGTACCTGG CGGCCAAGAAAGCAGTGtggctggagaaggaggagaaggccAAGGCGTTGCGGGAGAAGCAGCTCCAGGAGCGCCGCCGGAGGCTGGAGGAGCAGAGGCTCAAAGCCGAGCAACGCCGCGCGGCCCTCGAGGAGCGGCAGCGGCAGAAGCTGGAGAAAAACAAG gaGCGCTATGAAGCGGCCATCCAGAGGTCAGTGAAGAAGACATGGGCCGAAATCCGGCAGCAGCGCTGGTCCTGGGCAGGAGCCCTGCACCACAGCTCCCCAGGACACAAGACCA GTGGGAGCAGGTGCTCCGTGTCGGCAGTAAACCTGCCTAAACACGTGGACTCTATAATCAACAAGCGGCTCTCAAAGTCCTCTGCCACGCTCTGGAACTCCCCCAGTAGAA ATCGCAGCCTACAGCTCAGCGCGTGGGAGAGCAGCATCGTGGACCGTCTGATGacacccaccctctccttcctggcACGGAGTCGCAGTGCGGTCACACTGCCCCGCAACGGCCGGGATCAGGGTAGGGGCAGCGGCCCTGGGAGAGCCCCCACGAGGGGCGGGACAGGGGCCAGATTCGCTCGTGGGCCGCGCCCCGACCGCACTCATCCCTCTGCAGCCGTGCCCGTGTGCCCGCGCTCGGCCTCCGCCAGCCCCCTCACGCCGCCGAGCAGCGCCCCCCGAAGCGTGCACCGCTGCGCCCCAGCTGGGGAGCGCGGGGAGCGCCGCAAGCCCAGCGCCGGGGGCAGCCCGGCCCAGGTCCGCCGCCGGCCTGAAGCCTCGCCG GtgcagaaaaaggagaagaaggacaAGGAGCGGGAAAATGAGAAGGAGAAGAGTGCCCTGGCCCGGGAGCGCAGCCTCAAGAAGCGCCAGTCACTGCCTGCGTCTCCGCGCCCGCGCCTCTCTGCCGGCAACGCCGAGCTCAG tCCCAAAGGCAAGGCTCGGCCATCCTCTCCCTCCACATCCTGGCACaggcctgcctccccctgccccagcccagggccaggTCACGCTCTGCCCCCCAAACCACCGTCCCCTCGGGGCACCACTGCATCACCCAAGGGGCGGGTTCGGAGGAAGGACGAGGCAAAGGAGAGCCTCAGTTCGGCAGGACCTGTGGACAAGAACCAGAACAAAGGCAAGACCGGTGACGAGAAGGAGCCAGCAGCCCCTGCCTCACCAGCTCCCTcacctgtgccctcccccaccccagcccagccccagaagGAGCAGCCCACAGCCGACATCCCTGCAG ATACTGCTGTCCTGacctcacccccagcccctgctccacCAGCGACCCCTAGCAAACCCATGGCGGGCACCACAGACCGAGAAGAGGCCACTCGACTCCTGGCTGAGAAGCGGCGCCAAGCACGGGAGCAGCGGGAGCGCGAGGAACAGGAGCGGAGGCTGCAAGCAGAAAGGGACAA GCGCATGCGAGAAGAGCAGCTGGCGCGGGAGGCCGAGGCTCGGGCCGAGAGGGAGGCGGAGGCCCGGAGGCGGGAGGAGCAGGAGGCCCGAGAGAAGGCGCAAGCAGAGCAGGAGGAGCAGGAGCGGCTGCAGAAGCAG AAAGAAGAGGCTGAAGCTCGGTCCCGGGAAGAAGCGGAGCGGCAGCGTCTGGAGCGGGAAAAGCACTTCCAGCGGGAGGAGCAGGAGCGGCAAGAGCGCAAAAAG CGTCTGGAGGAGATCATGAAGAGGACTCGGAAGTCAGAAGCTGCTGAAACCAAG AAGCTGGacagaaaggaggcaaaagccAACAATTTCAGCCCAG ACCCTGTGAAAGCCGGGGAGGCTCGGCCCTCAGGGCTGCAGAAGGAGGCTGTGCAGAAAGAGGAGCTGGCCCCCCAGGAGCCTCAGTGGAG CCTGCCAAGCAAAGAGTCACCAGGATCCCTGGTGAACGGCCTGCAGCCTCTCCCTGCACACCAGGAGAATGGCTTCTCCCCTAAGGGGCCCTCTGGGGACAAGAGCCTGGGCCGAACGCCAGAGGCACTCCTGCCCTTCGCTGAGGCAGAAGCTTTCCTCAAGAAAGCTGTGGTACAGCCCCCACAGGTCACAG AAGTCCTTTAA